A region from the Deinococcus sp. QL22 genome encodes:
- a CDS encoding DUF2382 domain-containing protein, which translates to MTHLHRLSQISSQHSADFQDTGMYSPVGTPAFLSGHQQLGMVRDALVDDDYGKLRYLIVDQNGGDLNGAVLLPIGLARFEDDGVYFDDLTTSQLSSLHRYSDDEDYTFDAQSSDERVLRGDQMSMAAQTAAVEPTQTATTAQTYNYRDQDTNDRMFKTPERLQLLEERLSVNKEKYMAGSVQVSKHVETHEEKVQVPVMHEEVIIERHAVTDSRPVQGQVEMGSSTETLRVDVEAERANVSKEAFVTEEVEIGKRVVTTQEQVTGTVGREVLDVNQTGDARITGDTDNQQNKR; encoded by the coding sequence ATGACCCATTTGCATAGACTTTCTCAGATTTCCAGTCAACACAGCGCCGACTTTCAGGACACGGGCATGTACAGTCCAGTGGGCACCCCTGCTTTTCTGTCCGGCCACCAGCAGTTGGGTATGGTACGTGACGCCCTCGTAGACGATGATTACGGCAAGTTGCGGTACCTGATCGTCGACCAGAATGGCGGCGACCTGAACGGCGCAGTCTTGCTGCCCATCGGCCTCGCCCGTTTTGAAGACGACGGTGTGTACTTCGACGATCTCACCACAAGTCAACTGTCTTCTCTCCACCGCTACAGCGACGACGAAGACTACACGTTCGACGCCCAGAGCAGCGATGAGCGCGTGCTGCGCGGAGACCAGATGAGCATGGCTGCTCAGACTGCGGCGGTTGAGCCTACCCAAACGGCCACAACTGCCCAGACGTATAACTACCGTGACCAAGACACCAATGACCGGATGTTCAAGACGCCGGAGCGCCTGCAACTGTTGGAAGAACGCCTGTCGGTGAACAAAGAAAAATACATGGCGGGCAGTGTGCAGGTCAGCAAGCATGTGGAAACCCACGAAGAAAAAGTGCAGGTTCCTGTAATGCACGAGGAAGTGATCATTGAGCGCCATGCGGTGACCGACTCGCGCCCAGTCCAGGGTCAGGTGGAGATGGGCAGCAGCACCGAAACGCTCCGGGTGGATGTGGAAGCCGAGCGCGCCAACGTGAGCAAGGAAGCCTTTGTAACTGAAGAGGTCGAAATTGGCAAACGCGTCGTGACCACGCAGGAGCAGGTGACGGGCACGGTGGGCCGTGAAGTGCTGGACGTAAACCAGACAGGTGACGCCCGCATTACAGGCGACACCGACAACCAGCAGAACAAACGCTAA
- a CDS encoding WGxxGxxG family protein produces the protein MTLPKKALILTLMLTLAPLPAYAQDTTDTATTGTDTTVQTTNNNNDGFDWNWLGLLGLLGLAGLSGRREAVAPARTEVRLGGPTDGPRPS, from the coding sequence ATGACCTTACCTAAAAAAGCCCTGATTTTGACCCTGATGTTGACCCTCGCGCCGCTTCCGGCCTACGCACAAGACACCACCGACACGGCAACCACCGGGACGGATACAACTGTTCAGACGACTAACAATAATAATGATGGCTTTGATTGGAACTGGCTTGGTCTGCTCGGTCTGCTGGGCCTGGCTGGCCTGTCTGGTCGCCGTGAGGCTGTGGCTCCGGCCCGAACTGAAGTTCGTCTGGGCGGCCCCACTGATGGCCCCCGCCCCAGCTGA
- a CDS encoding NPCBM/NEW2 domain-containing protein produces MVLQRPSRFATRAQGLLLVTGLLLGGCSQQSAQTDPQPGATDPYADGIDRSWTDSQPPLQGLGIVTGSNDLSALNWTSASSGWGPVERDRSNGEMAAGDGRALTLNGKVYAKGLGVHSVSSISYALGGQCSTFVTDVGLDDEIDRQTQGSVVFQVFADGAKLFDSGRMTGSSATQSVNVSVAGKNELKLVVTDAGDGKSYDHADWAGARLTCSVPAAGPPPAASVNVTVSVPASLRAAPFDVARTLKVPPNFKISVYTRIDKARFLLPLPNGDLLVSQPSTGKVLLVRPDAGGVGVVSEFASGLSSPHDLVLDVQGGVSYLYLAESSKISRSVYVAGDTSRRSASVIVNSLPDNSTPELQGAYSHALKNIAIDSSHRLYVSVASATNASPSDVTAAFKRAAIYVYNADGSGGRLFAQGIRNAEGLAVVPGTNTLWVAVNNRDNIAYPFHNDWQNDGTGDDYGKVIQSYVDNHPPEEFTSVRDGGNYGWPYCNPNPDAGLDLMPYDRDVQNNADGSKLNCGAIDRISKGIQAHSAPLGLTFLQGSKVPAAYRNGAVIGLHGCWNCSAFVGHKVVYFPWTAQGTAGTEQDLVTGWVTNAASKVRWGRPVDAMPDAAGNILISDDYANAIYKLSPAP; encoded by the coding sequence ATGGTCCTGCAACGCCCGTCCCGTTTTGCCACTCGTGCTCAAGGGTTGTTGCTGGTCACTGGCCTGCTGCTCGGTGGCTGTTCGCAGCAGTCCGCCCAGACCGACCCACAGCCCGGAGCCACAGACCCCTACGCAGATGGCATAGACCGCAGTTGGACAGACTCCCAACCGCCGCTTCAGGGCTTGGGCATCGTCACTGGCAGCAACGACCTGTCGGCGCTGAACTGGACTTCGGCCAGCAGCGGGTGGGGGCCAGTCGAACGTGACCGCAGCAACGGCGAAATGGCGGCGGGCGATGGGCGGGCGCTGACCCTGAACGGCAAGGTGTACGCCAAAGGCCTGGGCGTGCATTCGGTGTCCAGCATCTCCTATGCGCTGGGCGGGCAGTGTTCCACGTTTGTGACCGATGTCGGCCTGGACGATGAAATAGACAGACAAACTCAAGGTTCCGTGGTTTTCCAGGTCTTTGCGGATGGGGCCAAGCTGTTCGATTCGGGCCGAATGACGGGCAGCAGTGCCACCCAGAGCGTGAATGTAAGTGTAGCGGGTAAAAACGAATTGAAACTGGTCGTGACAGACGCCGGAGACGGCAAATCGTATGACCATGCCGACTGGGCAGGAGCGCGCCTAACGTGCAGTGTGCCTGCCGCCGGCCCGCCACCTGCCGCCAGTGTGAATGTAACCGTCAGCGTGCCCGCTAGCCTCCGCGCCGCGCCGTTCGATGTGGCCCGCACACTAAAAGTGCCGCCGAATTTCAAGATTTCGGTGTATACCCGGATTGATAAGGCCCGGTTTTTGCTGCCGCTGCCCAACGGTGACTTGTTGGTGTCTCAGCCCAGCACCGGCAAAGTGCTGCTGGTGCGCCCAGACGCAGGCGGTGTAGGCGTGGTCAGCGAGTTCGCCAGTGGCCTCTCATCCCCACACGACCTCGTGCTGGACGTGCAGGGCGGCGTAAGTTACCTGTATCTGGCCGAGAGCAGCAAGATCTCACGTTCAGTCTATGTAGCGGGCGACACGTCCCGGCGCAGTGCCAGCGTGATTGTCAATAGCTTGCCCGACAACAGCACGCCAGAACTTCAGGGCGCTTATTCGCACGCCCTCAAAAACATCGCTATAGACAGCAGTCACAGGCTGTATGTCTCGGTTGCCTCGGCCACCAATGCGAGCCCCAGCGATGTGACCGCCGCCTTCAAACGCGCCGCGATTTATGTGTACAACGCCGATGGCAGCGGGGGCCGCCTGTTTGCACAGGGCATCCGCAATGCCGAGGGACTGGCGGTGGTTCCGGGCACCAATACGCTGTGGGTGGCCGTCAACAACCGCGACAATATCGCGTACCCGTTCCACAACGACTGGCAAAACGATGGCACCGGCGACGATTACGGCAAGGTCATTCAGTCGTATGTGGACAACCATCCACCCGAAGAATTTACCAGCGTCCGCGACGGCGGCAACTACGGCTGGCCCTACTGCAACCCGAACCCCGATGCGGGCCTAGACCTGATGCCCTATGACCGCGACGTGCAAAACAACGCCGATGGCAGCAAGCTAAATTGCGGCGCGATCGACCGCATCAGCAAGGGCATTCAGGCGCACTCTGCCCCGCTGGGCCTGACGTTCCTGCAGGGTTCCAAGGTACCCGCCGCCTACCGCAACGGCGCGGTGATCGGGCTGCACGGCTGTTGGAATTGCTCGGCGTTCGTGGGCCATAAAGTCGTGTATTTCCCGTGGACAGCGCAGGGCACGGCGGGCACAGAGCAAGATCTGGTCACGGGCTGGGTCACCAACGCCGCCAGCAAAGTCCGCTGGGGCCGCCCGGTAGATGCCATGCCAGACGCAGCGGGCAATATCCTGATCTCCGATGACTACGCCAATGCCATTTACAAATTGAGTCCGGCACCCTGA
- a CDS encoding DUF808 domain-containing protein translates to MSGGLVALLDDVAAIAKLAAASLDDIAAAAGKAGTKAIGIVVDDTAVTPRYVTGFSPDRELPIIWRIAKGSLRNKIVFILPAALLLSQFLPWAITPLLMLGGAYLCYEGAEKLYEAVSGHKEAPDASAAKLTSTAHEQTMVAGAIRTDFILSAEIMAISLADVADQPFFSRAIILILVALAITALVYGLVGLIVKTDDFGLKLAGSGSGVARSIGRGLVKGMPVVMAALSVIGTAAMLWVGGHIIIDGLDKFGVGGPAHFLHDLAVGAGAAVPAAKAVVEWLVDTLGSAVVGVVVGGIIVAVMHVLPRKNKH, encoded by the coding sequence ATGAGCGGCGGTTTGGTGGCTCTGCTCGACGATGTGGCGGCCATTGCCAAGCTCGCCGCCGCGTCGCTGGACGACATCGCGGCGGCGGCAGGCAAGGCGGGCACCAAGGCTATCGGCATCGTGGTCGACGATACGGCGGTCACGCCACGCTATGTCACCGGGTTTAGCCCAGACCGGGAACTGCCAATTATTTGGCGCATCGCCAAGGGGTCACTCCGCAACAAGATCGTATTTATTTTGCCTGCCGCCTTGCTGCTCAGTCAGTTTTTGCCCTGGGCCATAACGCCCCTGCTGATGCTGGGCGGGGCTTACCTGTGCTACGAGGGTGCAGAAAAGCTGTACGAGGCGGTATCGGGGCATAAGGAAGCGCCAGATGCATCGGCGGCCAAGCTGACCAGCACGGCGCACGAGCAGACGATGGTGGCCGGAGCCATTCGCACCGATTTTATTTTGTCGGCAGAAATCATGGCGATTTCGTTGGCCGACGTCGCTGACCAACCATTCTTTTCCCGCGCCATCATTTTGATCTTGGTGGCCCTAGCGATTACCGCGTTGGTGTACGGCCTGGTCGGATTGATCGTCAAAACCGACGATTTTGGCTTGAAACTTGCTGGAAGCGGTTCGGGTGTGGCTCGCAGCATCGGGCGCGGCCTGGTCAAAGGCATGCCCGTCGTGATGGCGGCGTTGTCGGTCATCGGCACGGCGGCCATGCTGTGGGTGGGCGGGCACATCATCATAGACGGCCTCGACAAGTTCGGTGTGGGCGGGCCGGCCCACTTCCTGCATGACCTGGCGGTAGGGGCGGGCGCGGCGGTGCCTGCGGCCAAAGCTGTGGTGGAATGGCTGGTCGACACCCTCGGTTCTGCAGTGGTGGGCGTGGTCGTTGGGGGTATCATCGTGGCCGTTATGCATGTGCTGCCCCGCAAAAACAAGCACTGA
- a CDS encoding GAF domain-containing protein: MALAQYEMLDTYPEEAFNRITRLAAHLLKTPVAMVNFVDQYRLWGKAAVGASPVSMPRTDALCAWTILQDTPMVIENAHLDPRFSHNPLVTGDPHIHRTFICMQARP; encoded by the coding sequence TTGGCGCTGGCTCAGTACGAAATGCTCGATACTTATCCGGAAGAAGCGTTTAACCGGATCACCCGGCTGGCGGCCCACCTGCTCAAAACCCCCGTTGCTATGGTCAATTTTGTAGATCAGTACCGTTTGTGGGGCAAGGCGGCGGTGGGCGCGAGTCCGGTGAGTATGCCGCGTACCGATGCGCTGTGTGCATGGACGATTCTGCAAGACACGCCAATGGTCATCGAGAACGCTCACCTTGATCCCCGCTTTTCCCACAACCCGTTGGTTACGGGCGACCCGCACATTCACCGCACATTCATATGTATGCAGGCGCGCCCCTGA
- a CDS encoding GGDEF domain-containing protein, with product MEQDRSDRRANNQAFTLAVLDLDGLKTVNDAEGHAQGDKVLKVFAGTLAVDLGNAADLYRVGGDEFILLSARTEEDELHEQVDVAVLAARQVSTLRGVSVGIAQSSEASGLALIELADQRMYAVKQRRQAVRASLASD from the coding sequence TTGGAGCAAGACAGGAGTGATCGCCGGGCCAACAATCAGGCCTTTACCCTGGCGGTGCTGGATCTGGACGGCCTGAAGACAGTGAACGACGCTGAGGGCCACGCCCAGGGCGACAAAGTGTTGAAAGTATTTGCTGGAACACTGGCCGTAGACCTGGGCAACGCCGCCGATCTGTACCGGGTTGGCGGCGACGAATTCATCTTGCTCTCGGCCAGAACCGAGGAAGACGAGTTGCACGAACAAGTGGATGTGGCGGTGTTGGCGGCGCGGCAGGTGTCCACGCTCAGGGGCGTCAGCGTGGGGATCGCGCAGAGCAGCGAGGCGTCCGGGTTGGCCCTGATCGAACTGGCTGACCAACGGATGTACGCAGTGAAGCAGCGCCGTCAGGCCGTCCGGGCCAGCTTGGCGAGCGACTAG
- a CDS encoding tryptophan 2,3-dioxygenase: MSDSHRPVTPADPDPNSAERAYGDFSRALSYVEYLQIDTLLSAHQPVTQAHDEHLFVSVHHVSEVWMSLVVRELTAAMTLLAAGVTDTPLKMLSRVVRAQQQMTNAWDVLKTMTPADYLQFRDAFGRASGFQSAQYRMVEVLLGNRDPALLRPHAHRADLLDPLQAALKAPSVYDLTLQLLAARGLPVPAEVLQRDFSQKPVEDPQVLEAWLTVYRNPERYWDLYELAEKLLDVEDNFRAWRFNHLTTVERTIGFKTGSGGTSGVGYLRKALEIVLFPELWQVRTSL, encoded by the coding sequence ATGAGCGATTCCCACCGTCCCGTCACCCCCGCCGATCCAGACCCAAATTCTGCCGAACGTGCCTACGGTGATTTCTCGCGGGCGCTGAGTTACGTGGAATACCTGCAAATAGACACGTTGCTGTCGGCCCATCAGCCCGTGACCCAGGCGCACGACGAGCATCTGTTCGTGTCGGTGCATCATGTGTCGGAGGTCTGGATGTCACTGGTGGTGCGCGAACTGACAGCGGCCATGACCCTGCTGGCGGCTGGCGTGACCGATACGCCGCTGAAAATGCTCTCCAGGGTCGTTAGGGCGCAGCAGCAGATGACCAATGCGTGGGACGTGTTGAAGACCATGACGCCTGCCGATTACCTGCAATTCCGTGACGCGTTCGGGCGGGCGTCCGGGTTCCAGTCGGCGCAGTACCGCATGGTCGAGGTGCTGCTGGGCAACCGCGACCCGGCCCTGCTGCGGCCCCACGCCCACCGCGCCGACCTCCTCGATCCTCTTCAAGCGGCCCTGAAAGCGCCGAGCGTGTACGACCTGACCTTGCAACTGCTGGCGGCGCGGGGGTTGCCAGTGCCCGCCGAAGTGTTGCAGCGCGACTTCTCCCAGAAGCCTGTAGAAGACCCCCAGGTGCTGGAGGCGTGGCTGACGGTGTACCGCAACCCAGAGCGATACTGGGATCTATACGAACTGGCCGAAAAACTGCTTGATGTGGAAGACAATTTCCGGGCGTGGCGTTTCAATCACCTGACGACTGTGGAGCGCACCATTGGCTTTAAAACGGGCAGCGGCGGTACGAGCGGCGTGGGCTACCTCCGTAAAGCGCTAGAGATCGTGCTGTTTCCAGAATTGTGGCAGGTACGAACCAGCCTCTAA
- a CDS encoding CHASE3 domain-containing protein, whose translation MSAQHHPPGTSFADQRDQNTEREAPYSSPGQPLSTFILRPFWLPLLLLLCVGISVLFAVDRNARSAKLVSEAQARVTLITALLRDTADPERGQRGYVITGLAAFLQPYTTTKKILPGHIAALREASVTSEQQVALNRVALLIEAWDRQAAIPEITARRESLDAAVRLVSDGSGKRTLDEARQTLNTMQERENAHLRAALLSSTDTLRNVRAVTLLGLLLSILLLILTAVRAARTVAGNVQDVTARARQMAAGNYDDRLPLTPLLELRELGEQFQIMAGAVKEREQALRTTNTALERSNRELEHFAYVASHDLQESLRTIGSYTELLSKRYSGKLDDRADQYIAFTISATQRLKYLIQDLLAYSRVRQVGRNFSAVNTAELVAKVLDDLQLQVQGAEIQIEPLPSVWGTRNCCGTFF comes from the coding sequence ATGTCGGCTCAGCATCATCCTCCTGGCACATCTTTTGCGGATCAGAGAGACCAGAACACGGAGAGGGAAGCCCCGTATTCTTCGCCGGGCCAACCGCTCTCCACGTTTATTCTGCGGCCTTTTTGGTTGCCCCTGTTGCTGCTGCTGTGTGTGGGCATTTCGGTGCTGTTTGCCGTAGACCGCAATGCCCGCAGCGCCAAGCTGGTCAGTGAAGCGCAGGCGCGGGTGACTCTTATCACAGCCCTTCTGCGCGATACCGCCGACCCAGAACGGGGGCAGCGCGGCTACGTGATTACAGGTCTTGCGGCCTTTTTACAGCCGTACACGACCACCAAAAAAATCTTGCCCGGCCATATCGCGGCTCTGCGGGAAGCGAGTGTGACCAGTGAACAGCAGGTGGCCCTGAATAGGGTGGCCCTCTTGATAGAAGCGTGGGATCGTCAGGCGGCCATTCCCGAAATTACGGCCCGCCGAGAATCTCTAGACGCCGCCGTGCGGTTGGTCAGCGACGGCAGCGGCAAACGCACGCTCGATGAGGCGCGGCAAACGCTGAATACCATGCAGGAAAGAGAAAATGCTCATCTGAGGGCGGCGCTTCTCTCCAGTACCGACACCCTCCGCAATGTGCGGGCCGTGACTTTGCTGGGCCTGCTGCTGAGTATTTTGCTGCTGATCCTGACTGCCGTGCGGGCGGCCAGAACGGTTGCGGGCAACGTGCAGGACGTGACGGCGCGGGCGCGGCAGATGGCAGCGGGCAATTACGATGACCGCCTTCCGCTCACGCCCCTGCTGGAATTGCGCGAATTGGGGGAACAATTTCAGATCATGGCGGGCGCAGTGAAGGAGCGCGAGCAGGCGCTCAGAACCACCAATACGGCGCTCGAACGCAGCAACCGCGAGCTAGAACACTTTGCCTACGTGGCCAGCCACGATCTGCAAGAATCCCTCAGAACCATCGGCAGTTACACCGAACTGCTTTCTAAACGCTATTCGGGCAAACTCGATGACCGCGCTGACCAGTACATCGCCTTTACCATTTCGGCCACGCAGCGCCTGAAATACCTGATTCAGGACTTGCTGGCCTACTCACGGGTGCGACAAGTCGGGCGCAATTTCTCTGCGGTGAATACAGCCGAGTTGGTGGCAAAAGTGCTTGACGACCTACAGCTGCAAGTTCAGGGCGCAGAGATTCAAATTGAACCTCTGCCCTCTGTGTGGGGAACCCGGAATTGTTGCGGCACATTTTTTTGA
- a CDS encoding ATP-binding protein, with product MGNPELLRHIFLNLIGNALKFRAEGRAPLLRVWATDEGHHWRIHVQDNGIGIEPQYHDRIFGVFQRLHGPGEYEGSGLGLAVTRTAVEQHGGTLDLTSMLGRGSTFSFTVPPAPASPGAADLSPAVGGDGPPEASSAPPSPP from the coding sequence GTGGGGAACCCGGAATTGTTGCGGCACATTTTTTTGAATCTCATCGGCAACGCTCTCAAATTCCGTGCCGAGGGGCGGGCACCACTGCTCAGAGTGTGGGCAACAGATGAAGGCCACCACTGGAGGATTCACGTTCAGGACAATGGGATCGGCATCGAGCCTCAGTACCATGACCGGATTTTCGGCGTGTTTCAGCGGTTGCACGGCCCCGGCGAATACGAGGGCAGTGGCCTTGGCCTTGCCGTCACGCGTACTGCTGTAGAGCAGCACGGCGGCACGCTTGACCTGACCAGCATGCTTGGCCGGGGCAGCACCTTCTCGTTTACTGTTCCCCCCGCTCCCGCCAGTCCAGGAGCCGCTGATCTGTCGCCTGCTGTAGGGGGTGACGGCCCGCCAGAAGCAAGCTCTGCCCCTCCCTCTCCGCCTTAA
- a CDS encoding response regulator: MKPIEILLVEDNPADVMLTEEAFSEADFLHHLHVAKDGVEALRFLRREDPYAEKPTPDVILLDLNMPRMSGLEVLDILKLDQYFRNIPVIVLTTSRAESDIWRSYNLHANAYIPKPVTISEFVEVIKSFETFWFSIVALSPKIKP, from the coding sequence ATGAAGCCTATTGAGATTTTGCTGGTCGAAGACAATCCCGCCGATGTCATGCTGACGGAGGAAGCCTTTTCGGAGGCCGATTTTCTCCATCATTTGCATGTAGCCAAAGATGGTGTAGAAGCCCTACGTTTTTTGCGGCGAGAAGACCCGTACGCCGAAAAACCCACCCCAGACGTGATTTTGCTTGATCTGAATATGCCGCGTATGAGCGGCCTGGAAGTGCTGGACATTCTGAAACTCGATCAGTACTTCCGCAATATTCCGGTGATCGTGCTGACCACCTCCAGAGCCGAAAGCGACATTTGGCGCAGCTACAACCTGCACGCCAACGCCTATATTCCCAAGCCTGTGACCATCAGTGAATTTGTGGAAGTCATCAAGTCATTCGAAACGTTCTGGTTTTCAATCGTGGCTCTGTCTCCCAAAA